The following nucleotide sequence is from Sander vitreus isolate 19-12246 chromosome 3, sanVit1, whole genome shotgun sequence.
ATGACAgatacttcttaaaaaaaacatgacacattGACACATTGATGCATGACCAAACCCGAGCTGTCAGGTGTGAGACATGACATTGAGCATGAGCAGCATATTGCTACACCACTACGCAAGTGGAGATAGCAAAGCAGACACACAGGCTTATAACAGAGACGTCCTGTCTGTCTGAAGCTCACCACATCTTTATATATCCAACAGTTTGGATAAAACATTtcccattatatatatatcaactGTCACACCAGACAGGTGTTTGCCACCTGCTAACCTTGTCAGTGAAGTGCAGGCTGTCCCACAGTGACAGGTGCTGCTGGATGGCAACAGGGCCATATGCTCTCCTCTCCTGAGGAGAGGGCACTTCAGGAAGAGGCCCAGCTGGAACATGAGTTggcaaaaacatttcaacaatgCTAATTATGGCAGACTCAATTACATTGGGTATAAAAGTCATCAAATTAATTTCTAAGTGTACATCGTTTCTCATAAAATGTGTAATGCATGTGGATGTGGAAGACATTACAGTAGTACTGGCTGAATAAATTCCTCAAGAGTTGATATTTTGGGGTGCAATCTCCAGCCTCAGATAGCGGAGCGTCGTAATCTGCAAAAACAGTAAGAAGCAATGCATTTGTTAAGGGGAATCATATTCATAAAAGACACATCCTTTGTTCTGTGGTCATTCCTACCAACCATAACTGGTGACCTGAGGTTTGTAGGTGCCAAAGTCCATCGCTCCATTCATGAAGCCAAAGTTAGTTCCCCCATGGAACATGTACAGATTAATGGAGACACCTCTCTCCACGATCTCTGACACAACATCTAGCATATCTGTAAACCATATAATAGTTAATGATGACATAATTCACAAAGTGAGCCAAAGAGCAATATGTAGCAATGATTGACGTGTTAAGGCTGCAATGCACTTCTCCGTCAGTTAAGGGTCCTTGAACAATACCTGAACCCAATCAGTCACATTCTGAATGTCTGAAAACAGACATTGTCCATTGTGAAGCTTGTAAGTGTGTAGAATAGAATGTAGAGTTatgctgaaaatgagcatgtgCTCAGCACAATTGTTCACTGGAAAAATGATGGTTTAAAAGTGTTTCCATACCCTCATGATGGAACACATGGTGATGTTCTCCCCAGACATCAAACCAGCCAGACCAATACTCCATCACCATAAGAGGTTTCTGGGGCTACGCAAAACAGAATGCCTGTATTAAATACACATCTGTCTACTGTAACTATAGAGCCACAGCATGGCTTTAATGAGAAACAAAATCTGACATTTTCCTTTTGCGATTTTAGCCAATGCTCTTACACAATACTACGGTATGCAAAAGTAATAACAAAGTCTTAGATTTTCACTGTTACAAGTAATCAGTAGTGAGTGCCTAAACCACCCACTACAATCCTACCTGCATGTCAGCTAAATGCTGGATAGCTCCAAACGACAGTCTCTGAAGGTTTATTGTTTTTAGTACTGAAATGAGCAAGATTTAGATCAAATGAAGGACAAAGTCAAACAATGACAAAAGACATTAGGAATAGTAATATTCATAAACATGTTTCAGGTTTCAAGAAGAAGAATTTAATCATAATACaattaaatatctttaaaataatACACTTTAAGGAATCaattaaaaacaccaaaaattatgtttttgttccCCATCCCCCCTTTTTGACTGAAAGGTTAGCTATCTTGGTTATCTTCATTACCTCCCTCTATGCCTCCATATCTCAGGCCCTCCCAGTTGTCTGAAGTCAGCAGGAGCTCCTTGATCCCTCTGGACTGGAGACACTGCAGGAAAATATGCTGAATTCATTACtttataatgtattgtaaaaatGTCAGTAAAAAAGGAGCATTGCAATACATCAATTAACTTACGTTCTGTATAAATGGCATGTATTTCTCATCTTTGGCATATGATCCATACTCGTTCTCAACTTGAACTGCGATGATTGGGCCTCCCTCTTCAAACTGAGCAAACAAACGAGGAAACATAAGCTGAAATCTCCAATTATTCTTTCAGGAAATACTATTACAAGACTTTGAGTTTGACTTACCATCAAAGGTTTGATAACAGAGACAAGCTTGTCAAAGTAGTTGTTGACAGCATTTACAAATCCAGGATAAGTTGTCCTCAACTGCATGCCTTTATCTTGTAACAACCAGCTGAAAGAAACACAAGAACAACTTATTTGCATACTGCTAATACATGGCAATGTTTTAAAGCAATGGGCAGATGGTGTTACCTAGGCAACCCACCCAAGTCCCATTCAGCGCAGATGTAAGGTCCAGGACGTAGGATCACCCACAGACCCATCTCTGCGGCTAAACTGACATAGGCCCTGAGAAAGGCAGATACACCTtctaatttattttcaaaaataatcaTTCTGCATGAAGTTTAGTGATATTTACATctacaaagagaaagaaacagaacaTCAAAGCCTTACATGAGGTCCAACTGATCCTGGAAGTTGAATGTTCCTCTCTCAGGCTCATGCAGATTCCATGGCACGTATCTAAAAAAGCAAGtaagaaaacaattatttataGCTTATCAGCAATAATCCAGTGGCTTGTAAAAATCTTGATATTTGCTTTGTTTCTATTTAATTTTAAGGTGAACAGTTAAGTTAGCCATTCCATACAAACatttgattttatatttttagtttGACCTTCTCCAGTAACATAATAGTGACACTCCTGTGATATGAGGCGTGAGTTGCAGTAGGAGCCTACGTTGTGAGAGTATTGAGGCCACAGGCCTTCATCTTTAGCAGCCGGTCCTCCCAGTAGCCTCTGGGGACACGGAAGTAATGGATGGACCCCCCCAGGATGCGGAAGGGTTCTCCCTCCAGAGTGAACTGACACGAGTTGGCCCTCAGACCCTCCACACGGCTCATTCTTCTCACCTTAGGGTGATGTCTGGTGGGTACAAAACTTCTGAAGCGTGTCATACGTGTTGGATAATACAATTCAAAAGTGTACATGTGTTACTGTCATAAAACCTTATAAACAGTCGGCTACTTCAAATGAAGCATCTGAGTAATATATTGTACATAGTAAGAACATGAAtggcacaaaataaaaaattaaataaaaaagcactATAAAAACTTACCAAGACTGAATATGAAAGTCCCAAAGTCTCAAAGGCAGAATAGAACAGAAAATCCCAATGACATCAAAAACATTGCTGTACCTTAAAGCTGAGCTTGCCAGGGAGGATGTAAAGGGATGATGGTGCTGGGAGGCCTCAAACACTGTGGATAAGGGAAACTATTGTCGTTTCAGAACAAATAATATAATagtgctctgtctctctctctctctttcgctctctctctctctctcttattctctctctttcgttcgctctctctctctctctctctctctctctctctctctctctctctttctctctctcagtcagATAAGGGAGGCATTACATTGTACACAGTAATATTGGCCTCATGATATAgtcatgaatgaatgagtgtgtgtgtgtgtgtgtgtgtgtgtgtgtgtgtgtgtgtgtgagtgtttgtgtttgtgtcatgtTTCGTCTTGTCTGCCCCACTTAGGATATAGTTGGGGTGTTAATTTCCTTTTGCTTCTAGAGCACATCAACATTTTATGATCTATTAATAAGATGAAAATTCAAAACCATAGAACAAGGAGCATTACAACAAATTACAGATGAAAAAGAGCAAATTACAGATGAAAAAGAGCAAGGGTTTCACAGTCTACATTGTCTGACATAGGCTATCTATTTAACAAAATAGACAGAATATTGCATACAATGTTGTCAACTGAGAGCTGTCAAACAACTTCACATAATAGGCTACAttgtatttttgtaaattgtatCTACATGTTTCTACAAAAAAACTAGAGAGAAATATTCAACAATGTCACTGCATACACAAAATGCTATTTGCAAATAAAGTACAGGCCTAATGCTGATTAGACCCTTGGTCTTAATGTTCTGCGTTTCTTCAGCAGCGTAATTTTAGGACGGTCCCTACAGAAGTACAGCCTACACtcgggtgtttgtgtgtactttTGGACAACTAACGTTAGGCTATACTAACGCTAGCTTCCCCTGACATCAGATACTGGTCACACTAGCTAGTAtaacattcatttttcatagacatgtttagtttttttgaattAGTAATCCCGGAAGTAACGATACGAataatttagttttgtgtgattATGGGGTAGCTCAACTTCATTGGCGTTATCATATCGTTTTTGCGAAACTGGAATAACGTTAGCCTATAACGTTAGATGTGACATAATCGTATACATTAAGATAACGGGATTCTAGTCCACAAAAGATAACGTTATGCACGTTAAGTAGATTTTACACAAGAGACGTTCAACGTGCAAGTGTTACTTAAATTGTGTTGTTATTGCCAATGGAAAGCGTATCAATGGTTGGGCTTCGTCTGACCCTAAAGCAACGATATTTTCTCCTGCTGTGTTTTGCTGTCGGAGCGATAATTGCCTATCAGTTTACAAGGTAAGCCAGACATTTCAACAGTTAATATGAGCCTGAAGAAAGTATCTAAACATTAAACTAACAAGTGTCATGCATGAAGATATGTTTCTGGATGAAACCGCGCCCACTGAAACTTCGAATGTTATGTTCGAGTTTCTCCATGGTGCCCTATAATATAAGCTTGACTGTGTGTGCTTAGTATTTTACTGCCTATATTCATACATTCCTACTTAGCTCTATTCTTAAGAAACCAAGCAAGTTACCTGTGAACTCTCACCTGCTGGACAGTGGACACTGAACGTGACTAACGTTACACATAACAAGTTACCTGTCACTTTGTTACACTTCACTTTATCCTGTTTTGAGGTTAAATCACCATGGAAGTCTCACTGTAAATCTTTTCTGCTGATCAGAATGAGATCATGTTAATGTTGTATCATTATGTTGAATTATGTAAATAGATACTTAGTAGAGAGCTTTGTAATATCATAAATTGATTAGTCAAAATCAAATGGCTTTAGGATAATCAGCCATCAATGATTATCCTTAGATTAGCCTACTGCAAGATGACCGAGAACACGTTCTTAGCCTCAGTTTGTGTCTCTCCTGGCATGATTACATTCAAATGCAGAGATAACAGAGTTCTGAACAGGTGCAACTGGGTTTAAATATTTTGCTCATGGGCATATTCGTTCACAAGCTTGCTTCATACTGTAGATATATGTCTGAAATGTCTTCATGGCCTTTGATCCAGTTGCACTAGTTCTTTTTCAGTTTCTGAAAATGAAGTTTTTAAGTTTCTGTATTTTGCCCCCTAGGAATCGCCTTGAAGTAGAAAGAATGAGCCGTGTGGAGGGTCTGAGGGCCAACTCGTCTCAGTTCACTCTAGAGAGAAAACCCTTCCACATCCTGGGGGGGTCCATCCATTACTTCCGTGTCCCCAGAGGCTACTGGGAGGACCGGCTGCTAAAGATGAAGGCCTGTGGCCTCAATACTCTCACAACGTAGGCTCCTACTGCAACTCATTGCTGGTTGTAGACACTGTACTTTAAAGCACCAGAATAAACCATGTCACATTCTTGTTTCACTGGAGAAGATAATACACAGATCAAATAAAATCTGAGTAAAGTAGAGCAGAATTCACGAGTAATAAGAAAAAGGGACATagcagttgattttttttttcaagaatcAAATGCAGTCTTATACTTTTATAAACCACTAAAAAATATTACCATTAAAATACTAAaagcacataaaaaaacatcagttttatttctgttttcaggTATGTGCCATGGAACCTGCATGAGCCTGAGCGAGGGGTGTTCAACTTTGAGGATCAGTTGGATTTAGAGTAAGGAACGATGAAGGGAACGCTCCTAAGAGTCCTGTAGATGGCACTGTTGTATTGCAGAAGGGCTCAGCTTTCCACAGGCTTTGATACTTTGATACTGCAGCGAATGGTTTAGGTTTACCcttaagaaatgtttttttgattaATTAGCTGTGCACTCAATCAGTATCAGTGCTTCTTGATTCATTGATAAATTGGCATTCCACCAAATGTGCTGCTTGCTGTCAAGTCTAGTGCTGGAAGCACATGCTacctcaaaacaaaaaaatatgatttgaatATGAAAAGAAATTATATATTTGAGAATGAATGGCATATAATTAACAATTAAACATCTGCTTTGATTATAACTATCTGGCCACACTTTATATCTGCTGTAGTAAACATTTTAAGTTGTATTGATCTCATGTATTGTATAAATCAACCTAATTGGCAGccccttttttcacattttatatcCTTCTCTTAGAGCCTACCTCCGCCTTGCAGCCAGCTTGGGCCTCTGGGTGATTCTACGTCCAGGGCCGTACATCTGTGCTGAGTGGGATTTGGGGGGACTACCCAGGTAACCATTACAATTAAGTGTTATCTTTTGTATATGCCTTACAGCCATACATTGTAAAGCATTATTTTAGAATAGCCAATGGGGTGCCAAAGTAACCCCTTACACTGGCTTGGAAATTCATTTTTCAGTCAGATAATCAGTTTCTTAGTGGTATCTTTGCTGCAGGCTAAATCCATTAAACTTGTGAAAATAATTTAGTTATGTGAATTATTTCAAGTGTGCTGTCTCTGTCATCTATTTGGCCAGTTTCACCAGACGTCTTGCTACATACTATACAACAAAGAATTTGTCTTGATGAGATTTGCCCCACCTTACAgtgttttattatgttattattatgatacaaagacaacaggcctttacatacagtataagacAGGACATTTTGCATCATGTAAGTAACCTCTAATGTTACTCAGATGAAAATCACTGATGATTTACCAGACTTTTAGTGAGGTGTTAGAGAGAACGATAATTAAATCTGACAGGCATATCTCCCTGAAAGGATGAATTCATTTAGTTCTGTAATCAAAATAGATTTGACAGATAATGGGGTGAATGTTGGAGGGAAAAAGACTGGAAGTAGGTATTTTTGGAGTAGTTTTGCCTTCAGGGAGTGTAGGGTTGAGGTAATATTTATTTGATAATCATCAAAACAGAGTGTTTCTAGGGGCACGCAGTGAAGCATGACTTCCTCTGCACTGCACTTTATGATAGTCATGCTTAGGTTGGTACGATTATGTTCTAAAAAAAACCCTAAAGAGAGTTCACAGCACAGCACTTTGAGGAATTTGTGTGATATTTtgctttttggacattttaaaggttttgttgtgatttattttcagtTGGCTGCTACGGGATCAAAACATGAAACTAAGAACAACCTACCCAGGATTCACTGCTGCAGTCAACGCCTTCTTTAATCAACTCATGAAGAAAATTGTTCCACATCAGGTACTTTCTAGAAAAAGTATACAAGAccaaatatttaattaaattatgACTAAAACTCATATATGCTCAAAATAGAATTTTTAAATTAGAGTTTTCATggttacatgcatgcatgcatctgccagttaattaaaaaaatatccaaTCCCAAGaatattttctattatttttagATCCTTGTATTCACAATCATATTTCATCTCTGTATGCAATATTTCTGTTACCACCTCCTAAACTGCCATAACTAGCAGCTGTTGATCATTATGTTAACCATTGTTAACAATACAATGCACCATAAACACTTAAATAGTTCAACTTGTGTCCTCCCAGccatattttcttcttttttttttatcagcgcCATGCATCATTGAACAAGCTCTGATTTCCATTTCACAGTCTTTTTAAAATTCAGCTGTATTGGGGAATGGTCAAGAACTGCTGCCAGGCCCTAATATATGTCCTCTATTCACATAATTAATGTGCAGTACTCCAAGGGTGGCCCAATTATAGCAGTTCAAGTGGAGAATGAATATGGCTCCTTTGCTAAAGATGAAGATTACATGCCTTTCATGAAGGAGGTAAGAAACAcaattgtacagtatattatttgGACAATGCTTGTCAGCTCCTAGATGAGAGTGCACTTATTTACTTTGTCCTCCCTACTGTCCTTTACTCACTCCCCTGTTCACTCAATTTGAAAATAAGTGTCaattatatttcagaaaatacttCCACTGTTTTGTGTAGTTGCCTCCATAATCCTCATTCTTTCCAGGCATTATTGTCAAGGGGcatcacagagctgctgctgaCCTCAGACAACAGGGAAGGACTAAAGCGTGGCGGAGTGAAAGGAGGTATTGTCAGATgggctgacagacaaacaagactgtgcatgcaaacacccaaacaaaataacacatacagtatgttggctGGTGTATTTTCACACAACGACAAGAGGTCTGAACCAAAGGGTGGCCCCTGGTGTCAGGCAGCTGCTgttcacaaatacacacaaaggaTTCTGTGTTGTACCAGAAAGTTCTTCCTTTTGCAAGTACAATGGCATAAACGTGATGCCGcaatatgaaaataatttttttgacaCATATGCTATTTTAATGCACATGCATTAGCAAACATTGTCTTAATGCAACAATGAGGTTGTTCTTCACTGAGATGAAgagtatttctgtttttattatcattGCAAATCATGCATTGTCATCATCATAATTGCAGGCCAGGATCCTCCAGAGTGTTGTTATAAACCATCCtctgggtattttttttttttttataaatgcagATTTCTTAATCCTGATTTGCATGTTAGGTGAACAGTTAAAGTGTAATGCCTCATTGGCTGATTCCTAATGCAGAAGCGCACGTTAGACAGCTTTAATGCCTGATAACTTTGTGATTTGAAGAGAAGTTTGCTTTACATGAAAGTCTAAGGTGCTATGTTAACCTGCTAATACTTCTTTGAAGACAACAAAAGAAGCTTGGGGTTTAAGCACAACTCTAAACAATAACAACTCATACAGCTCTGTTTGGTATTAGTTTGAACTGATGCTCTACATCTTTGTTAGTTTGTACAAGTATATGTGGTAACACTATTGTTCTACCTTTTTGTGTCTAAAGCACTAGAAACCATCAATTTCCAGAAACTCAACCCGAATGACATCAAGTATCTCGATGGAATACAAGTGAGtcttatttgtgtgttttctgatcTAATCAAAGATCAAACTTATCATCTAGCAGACGCATCATTAGCAGTTCTTTGCTCTTTCCAATAAATAACTTTGGGGTTACTTACCTACCTTAAAAgcaaaagaatatatataatatgaaagACCATCTTTAATCTTTTAGACAATTTATCCAAGGTTTGTGCACGCGCAATAAAGTAGTTACTGAAAGAACATCAAGAACAGTATCTTTTGTTTAACCTTTCTCACTAGCCTAACAAGCCTAAGCTGGTGATGGAGTACTGGTCTGGCTGGTTCGATCTTTGGGGGGACCTTCATCATGTGTACACAGCTGAGGGTAAGACTAACTTAGAATTGGGTATACAGGTTTTCTTTAGAGAGAGCTATAGAATTCCTGACAAGACTCAGGTGTTCCTGCGAGAGTAAGACAGGACTTTTACTGGTGGATTCTTTGTTGTGGGTGAAACGATTTCTTTCTGTACAGAGGGGTCGATACTACTGGCTAATTTGAGACAGGGGTAAGACAGGTTTTGTGTTGCGAGCCAATACACACCCTGTGAAGGTAAAACAGACTGTCTTGAGGGTAACATAGAGTCTCAGTGTCTTAGGGTAAGAAAGGCTTAAGACAAACCTTTTTCTGCTGAGAATAAAACAGTCTTGGTGCCAGGGGAAAGCCAGCGTATGGACAAGCTCACTGCTTTGGAGTTTGTGTAAGATAAATTATCCAGACTGAGTGCAAGGCAGTCTCTCTAACGCTGTTGTTCCTTTACAAAAAGGCACAGATCCCACTCAGTGCAGCTGGGATGTACAGCTTAGCATATGGTCATTTCTTCCTTGTTTTGTGGCTTTGTCAGAGATTTATACTTTTCATGCATGGTGGATTGTGAGCCAAGTATCACAAACCAGAGTCTGTGTCCCATCCTCTCGACTTTGTCTCTGGGCCACATACGTCATGTTCAGAGGCCAGATTTCTTTGTACAGGATTGTTCCAAAATGTGCTCCTCTGATTCTCACTGACTGTACTGAACCCAGGTGAAGGTGTTGCGCTTCGCAGCAGTCACATTCATCTCACGCCCTCGCACTTCCACTGTATCCACATATACTGTAgctacacatacactcacacggATACACACTAGGACTGACTTGCCCTTAGCTGCATTAAATGAGGTTTCAGTTGATGGGAACATAACATTGTGTACTTTAATTATTTGCAGCTATGTCTTATATGTATCAGGCTGTATGTGCTGCAATATTCAACTGTCTGCATCTAAACAGAAAATCTAGTCTGCATCTAATCTAGAAATCTTACTTAGGAACACAAAAAAACTTGATTTCAGAATATACTTTAAACAAATTGATCTGCTTTGAAAAACGGCTGGAATATTCATATCACATCTTTTCAGAAAATTACGAGCTAGGACTCAATTATGGAATAAAATCATCGACTGAAAGGACCTGATTTGATTTATCATTTTGTATAAAACATCTTAATTAGTAAAGTAATACAgctgttaaataaatattaacagtaaatgtactttgtaaCTTTCCACATGCATAATGCATAATATGCATGCATCATATGCATTCATAAAAACACCTGTTTGACAATTGTAAAGATTAATGGAAGTCACACACACCCTGCTATCACCATCTTGAGTGCTCTCAGAAACATCCCATTTCAAACACAGTGCTACCTCAAGCTTCCTTTTTACTCTCTGTCATTCCCAGCAGCCATCCACAACTTAAAAATGTTCTGAAAATGAAAGGCTTTATCATGTATTTTTTCCTCAGTGAGAAATGGaacgggggaaaaaaagacccTAGCCATGCAGAAAGTGTCACAGCTATGAAATGAACGCTGGAATATTCAGAGGGGATTCATGTCGTTGACAGTTCAGTGCTCTGTAGACTGCAACACACCCAGCAGTTGGTCACAGCTAGTGCCACCACCATGAAACCAACCAAGTCTGGCTCTGTCACTCACCCTGCTCAATTGTCATTCATTAAGGCTCATGTCCTTGATTCAAACCATTAAAGTCAGTCCAATTTGACTGCTAAAGTCCAATTTAAATACCTAATTACTTGCTCTGCTGTGTTTGCTGCAAAATCTAGGAAGCCAATTTGTGCAAGGAGGTAGGCAATTCTTTATGGGTGCAAGCTTTGCCCCGTAATAAATTATAGTAACCTGTAATTGTATGTGGGGCTGAGGTCTGTCACATGTTTCAATTGATTTGGAATTGAGGGCAATAGGAATATTGAAACAGTGGCTTGTTAAAGCTGAAGTTAAGTggatatgtttttctttttgtcacttgTGGGTTTTAATGTTTAGCATTGTATTTGTTATTCTCTGATTTACTCACTATATCAGAATAATTAAGATAAATTATAGACTTTTAAGTATTCAgttatatttgtctttttattttttgacagaCATGATACCTGTGGTCACAGAGATCCTTAAACTGGACATGTCTATCAACCTCTACATGTTCCACGGAGGGACAAATTTTGGCTTCATGAGTGGAGCGTTTGCTGTTGGAATACCAGCACCTAAACCTATGGTCACAAGCTACGGTATGTGTCATGAATCTGTTTGTGACCAGCATTTGGTAACATTTGAATGAACAAAATTCCTTGTGAGTTAGGAGGAAACCCCCCCGCCATCATATACAGGGTTGATTGATCAGGATTGAACTAGGTTCATGCCACAAGCATTCAACACAAAACTGCATTTTAATAGCCAGAGATACTTAACACTTCTGCAGTTTGTATCCTGATTTTGAAAAGCCCACTGATTCTGCGTCAGAGTAGGCTGAAACAGTCCATAAGCTTGAGTGTACATAATCATCAAGCAATAACCTTCTTGAAATACAGTCAGTAGGTACATTCTAAGCATATCTGCTTGAAACAAATGTGAATAGTGGAGGTAGGTTAAAACATAATAAGGATATTTGAAATGTCTGTAGATGGCGCTATCTCTATTCCTGAGCCTCTGACCTTCGGCTGCTTTGAAATTTGAATATGCAGTGTgcattaatgaattaattacctaataaaatgtaaattaaagaTGGTACAATTGGTTTTATATTCTTCTCTAGGGTACTTAACATTGTAATGACCTCGTTCTTGAGAAAAGAGGAGAATTCTGAAAACTGTTCCCCAGTAGGGAAGACCACTTCTGACCTTCAGCAGTCATCATACCTGTGTTTACTCCTGTGAATGCCTTTTACCTTTTTGCCTCAAAAAGGCTCAATTTTTTTGTCAAGATAACCCTAAAATGTGTCTCGGCCCACTGCTGTCTCAAGATGTTTGATAATGGAGCACAGTGAAAGCATCTGCCACTGTAACAGGCATCCCTGCCTCTCTCCGGCTCCTGAGCCTGCTGTTCTGATAGCGCATTATCTTTTAGATTACGATGCTCCATTATCTGAGGCTGGGGATTACACCACCAAGTACCATCTTCTGAGGAATTTATTCAGCTACTACCACGGTGAGTGTCGTGTGTTGTTGCTGAGTCAGGCCCCAcatcttctgtctctctttctctccctttcctttCATATCCCCACTTACGTAAGTTAATTCTCCTTGTAGAACCTGCTCTCTGTAGGCTAAAGTAGGATAACTTTGCATATGATTACAAACACGGGTTAGATAtgggtttgtgtttgtttgtgcatgtgtgtgagatgtCTGCCCAAGTCAAAGACCCTCAATTACCACCCATTGTGAAAATTACATACTAGGCCTTTTATCATGTTTATGTCTTTTGCAGTTTTCTCTATTTGTAAAACAAGGGTTTTTGGTTCTGGGAAGAAGTCTCAGGTGTTTTGTGGCCACAAATGAAAATGTAGCTTTTGGCAAT
It contains:
- the LOC144515595 gene encoding beta-galactosidase-1-like protein 2 is translated as MTRFRSFVPTRHHPKVRRMSRVEGLRANSCQFTLEGEPFRILGGSIHYFRVPRGYWEDRLLKMKACGLNTLTTYVPWNLHEPERGTFNFQDQLDLMAYVSLAAEMGLWVILRPGPYICAEWDLGGLPSWLLQDKGMQLRTTYPGFVNAVNNYFDKLVSVIKPLMFEEGGPIIAVQVENEYGSYAKDEKYMPFIQNCLQSRGIKELLLTSDNWEGLRYGGIEGVLKTINLQRLSFGAIQHLADMQPQKPLMVMEYWSGWFDVWGEHHHVFHHEDMLDVVSEIVERGVSINLYMFHGGTNFGFMNGAMDFGTYKPQVTSYDYDAPLSEAGDCTPKYQLLRNLFSQYYSGPLPEVPSPQERRAYGPVAIQQHLSLWDSLHFTDKPYRSERPVNMENLPVNNKSGQSYGYTLYETTITNGGTLTSRNNIRDRALVFVDRQCVGSLDYKTHELALPDVQGEKTLSLLVENCGRVNYGKALDDQRKGIVGDILLNHAPLRGFTIFCLDMKPGFMKRLMSSGQWKSDFKLASIPGFFQARLYVDGPPRDTFIRLPGWGKGAVFVNGQNLGRHWFIGPQHFLYLPGPWLRSGENQIVVFEEQKADDKILFAENPDHGKTIDVYKLPFCTLL